In Meiothermus ruber DSM 1279, the following proteins share a genomic window:
- a CDS encoding Lrp/AsnC ligand binding domain-containing protein: protein MFSTFFAEIEARYRHERLLEETLGVGPSVHKAVQEARMMQLAQQTQASVVEDIRRVSAYVFVSCAQPKRIVQALGRLPGVIKADALLGASEAVLVVERHNFEALQSLLTEVQSTPGVRKISVKLAA from the coding sequence ATGTTTTCTACTTTTTTTGCAGAAATAGAAGCCCGCTACCGGCACGAGCGTCTGCTCGAGGAAACCTTGGGGGTTGGCCCCAGCGTTCACAAAGCAGTACAGGAGGCCCGCATGATGCAACTCGCCCAGCAGACCCAGGCTTCGGTTGTGGAGGATATCCGTCGTGTGTCCGCGTATGTGTTTGTTTCCTGTGCCCAACCCAAGCGTATCGTGCAGGCCCTGGGCCGCCTGCCAGGGGTGATCAAGGCCGATGCCTTGCTGGGGGCCTCCGAGGCCGTGCTGGTGGTGGAGCGGCACAATTTTGAGGCCTTGCAGTCGCTTCTGACAGAAGTACAATCCACCCCA